CAACTATGTTGCGTTTGCGTAACTAATTTGTAGGTTTGCAACAATGTTGTGTTCTTCGGGTTCATATTCATGGTCACTAAAAGAGAAGCTTGAAAATGGAATTAGTATTCTGTTGGCAATGCTTATGCTTTTGAGCGTATTTAGTTCGGCCATCTCTTTAATGACATTCCACTGGCAATTTGATACTCACTTAGCGGAATGCCAACTAGACCGTCACCACGCCGAAGGTTGACAGGCCAGTTGCATACTTAAGGAAATGATACCCGAGCCACCGGAGGCAACAACAGAAAAGACTATTACCTTCACCTACTCTTTTCCGGCTTTATTTTTTCAAAACTATCAGTCGGTCTCGACATCGCTATTGAGTAAGATTACTGTGGTGAACTGCTTTGTCCATCATCTTACGCTCTATTCTCCGCCCGATTTAGGAATGCATTCCCCTCCTCCCGAACTGGGCTAATTCCCAGTCAGTATGCTTTCCTTACCATTAGGTAATTAACCTGCTTTCAAAAGCAGAGTTGGTTGAAGCTTTAAGGCTTTCAGACAATTGCCTTTCTATTCACCTTTAGCAAGGTTTTCACAATCCGGTCTTTACTGTTCCGCCCGAATATCGGTGTCTGGAAAAATATTGAATAAATACAATGAAGAAATATCTCCTGGTTAGTTGGTGCCTCTTTAGGGTATGTTGCTACGCCCATGCTACCCAAGGCAGACAGTTTTCAGACTCCTGTGCCTATGAAATCCGCGGCAGTATTCTGGATGCGGAAACCCAACAGCCTATCCCCTTTGCCACGGTAATGATCAAAAATACCCGGAAAGGAGTTGAAGCCAATAAACAGGGAAAGTTTTTGCTGGAAAACCTTTGTAAAAAAGAATACACCCTGGTGTGTTCCAGTGTCGGCTACGAAAATTACCGTAAGCGCATTTCTCTAAGTGAGGATACGGAGATGAATGTCCGGATGACGCCCAAGATGGTGAGCCTCAGTGAAGTAGTGGTTTCCGCTAATTATGAGGAGCAACGTAAACAAGAAGAAGCCCTCAGCCTGGAAATCGTCAATAGCGATTATCTCAAACAGCACCAGGGAGGCAGCCTTATGAACTCCCTGGATCGGTTGGCGGGGGTCACTACCATGGACATTGGTTCCGGGCAGTCCAAACCGGTGATTCGCGGACTTGGCTTCAATAGGGTGGTGGTGGTAGAAAACGGCATTAAGCACGAAGGCCAACAGTGGGGGGTAGATCATGGACTGGAGATCGATCAATATGCCGTTGACAATGTAGAGGTTATCAGAGGCCCTTCTTCACTGAGGTACGGCTCCGATGCCATTGGGGGAGTGATCAATGTTAAACAGGATCAATTGCCCGAGCAAAATACGCTCTCAGGAACCGTTGATCTTACCGGAAAAACGAACAATAACCTGTTAGGAACCTCCATTTCTCTGGCCGGCCGAGGAGATGTTTTTTTTGCTACTTTTCGGGCCACATTACTCGACTACGGCGACTATAAAGTGCCAACCGATAGCGTGGATATCTATAACTTCCGGGCACCACTCTACAAAAATCATTTGCGTAATACGGCCGGTCACGAACACGACCTGCATTTCTCGTTTGGCTACACTAAGCCTACCTTTCAAAGTAGATTCTACGTCAGCAACATCCAGAGTAAGAGCGGCTTCTTTGCCAATGCTCACGGCCTTGAACCCAGAAATGTAGACGAGGAGTTTCATGACCAATCTAACCGGGACATTCACTATCCCTACCAACAGGTTAACCACTTCAAGGTAATCAACAAAAGCCAGTGGGAGTGGAAAAAATACGAGTTAAAAAGTGAAGTGGGTTTTCAACGAAATTTTCGGCAAGAGTGGAGCCAATACGTAAGTCATGGCTTTATGCCAGCTGTTTATCAGGGGGAAGAGGGCTTTAATCCTGAGCTGGAGCGTCAGTTTGATAAATACGTGTATTCAGCCAATGTTGAGGGAGCGTACTTTCATTCGGATCGAACGTCGGTCACGGTAGGGGTCAATGGTTCGTACCAGGATAATCGTATTGGAGGGAGAGGTTTTATTATCCCCGCCTTTCGCCAGCTCAACGTAGGCAGCTTTGTTTTAGCCCGACATCGCTTTACCGAAAAAAGCACCTTGCAGGCGGGTATCCGGTACGATTACGGGAATACCCAAATAGACAGCTACCAGGATTGGTTCACTTCACCAGCTATTTTCGGAACAGATACTACTGACCAATACTTGCAGCGAGCTAGTGATTTGAACCGAAATTTTTCCAACGTATCCTGGTCAATCGGGTACAATTACCATACGCCCCACTGGTCGTTTAAAACCAACCTGGGGAAAAGCTTTCGTATGCCCATTGCGAAAGAACTCGGTGCCAATGGGGTGAACTATCACCGCTTTAGCTTTGAAGTAGGCGACCCGGACCTCTCTCCGGAAGTGGCCTATCAAGTAGATGCAGGGCTGGAATATCGTTCGGAAAGATTCGCTCTGGGGCTTACTCCTTTTGCCAATTATTTTTCCAATTATATTTACCTCAACCCCACGGCGGAGCACGACCGGCTCTACGGTAGTGGCAATCAGGTATTCTACTATTCCCAGGCCAGAGTATTTCGCTCCGGAGGTGAAATTCATGGTCACTATCAGATCATTAGTCCATTAAGCATTGGCCTAGTGGGCGAATATGTCTACCAAATTCAGTTGTCGGGCGAAAAGAAGGGCTTTACCCTACCCTTCTCACCGCCGGCATCGGTCATTTTTAATCTGAGGTACGAAAGGGATGAATGGAAATTACTGAAGAACCCTTATGTGTCGGTGGACTATAAAGTAGCGGCATCCCAGACCCGTATTGTGCCTCCGGAAGAGGTAACGGACGGCTACCAAGCAGTAAACCTCGGTATGGGAGGGGAAGTAAAGTTGCCCGAACGCAGCCTTAGCATTTCGCTACAGGTGCAAAACCTGTTCAATACTCAATACTTTAACCACACCAGCTTCTACCGACTGATTAATGTACCTGAACCGGGACGGAATTTTATCCTGAATATTTCAATACCATTTTCAAGAAGAATATAAAAAAATTTTATGTCTAACTATTTAAATTTTAAAATGATCAAAAGAAGAGTAGTACTATTAAGCGCAGTATTTGCCACCGGAGTGATTTTCGCTTCTTGTGAGGAAGACGAAACCGTCGACACCCAAGGACCGGCTATTAGTGGTTTAGAAGTTGGTCACGATGGAGAGCTCCACGTAGGTGAAGACGTGCATCTTGAATTTACGGTGACTGACAATAACCTGCTCGCCTATTACGAAATTGAAATCCATGCCGAAGGCGAAGATCACGATCACGGACGTTTCGCTGAAGAGCACTGGGAGTTTGAACAACGGTTTACTGAGGTCGATGGGTTAAGAAACCTGGACGTACACCATCATGAACCCTGCAGGGTGACCTGGTAAACGAAGGCATCTTGGTCGCAATCAACCAGTATATTGTCTATTTTCAGGAAATCTCCTGAGGTTTCTCCTTTCACCCAAATCTGGTCACGGGAAGTACTCCAGAAGGTAGCCAAGCCCGTTTGTATCGTCTGTTGTAGTGCTTCTTCATTGATGGAAGCCAACATCAGAAGCTGCCCAGTATCGGTTTCCTGCACGGCTACCGGTAGCAGACCTCCGCGCTTACTAAACTGAGGTGCAATTTGAAGTCCTTCTTCCAGGTCTATCGCTGTACAATTATCTACCGAACTCATACGTATTTATTTTTCTTTTACTTGGTTGACTTCTTCTGCTATTGCCTTAATTTCTTCTAGCAGATGTTGCTGAACTTGCAAGTGTTGCTCGGGGGTCAGTTTCGTTTGCTCACCATGATCATGGTCGTGGTCGTGATCATGCCCCGAATGGTCATGGTCATGATCATGGTCGTGCTCAAAGCCGGGTACCTCTACTAGCTGTTCATCCCACTCTTTCAGCGAGCGGCTGATAGACTCCAAATCCGCTGTATAGGTATTTACAAACAAGGAATCCTCATTGGCTTTCAGTTGGTCTATTTGCTTATCCGCCATCTGACGAATTTCTACGGCTTCCTGATGAAGCTCAAAAGCTTGTTGCAAGTTTTCATCTGTTTTCTTACTATCTCCACAAGCCACGACCAGAGATGTCATTCCAAGGGTGAGGGCGAGCAGCGTACCGTAGTTGGAAAAGTATTTTTTTTGTATCATTTGCTTCCAGTTATAGATAGTTCATTCCTATGCAAATATATGGTTAATCATAATAATTGCAACCATGTTGCGTTTGATAGCTTTACTCGCTACATTT
This region of Tunicatimonas pelagia genomic DNA includes:
- a CDS encoding TonB-dependent receptor, with the protein product MKKYLLVSWCLFRVCCYAHATQGRQFSDSCAYEIRGSILDAETQQPIPFATVMIKNTRKGVEANKQGKFLLENLCKKEYTLVCSSVGYENYRKRISLSEDTEMNVRMTPKMVSLSEVVVSANYEEQRKQEEALSLEIVNSDYLKQHQGGSLMNSLDRLAGVTTMDIGSGQSKPVIRGLGFNRVVVVENGIKHEGQQWGVDHGLEIDQYAVDNVEVIRGPSSLRYGSDAIGGVINVKQDQLPEQNTLSGTVDLTGKTNNNLLGTSISLAGRGDVFFATFRATLLDYGDYKVPTDSVDIYNFRAPLYKNHLRNTAGHEHDLHFSFGYTKPTFQSRFYVSNIQSKSGFFANAHGLEPRNVDEEFHDQSNRDIHYPYQQVNHFKVINKSQWEWKKYELKSEVGFQRNFRQEWSQYVSHGFMPAVYQGEEGFNPELERQFDKYVYSANVEGAYFHSDRTSVTVGVNGSYQDNRIGGRGFIIPAFRQLNVGSFVLARHRFTEKSTLQAGIRYDYGNTQIDSYQDWFTSPAIFGTDTTDQYLQRASDLNRNFSNVSWSIGYNYHTPHWSFKTNLGKSFRMPIAKELGANGVNYHRFSFEVGDPDLSPEVAYQVDAGLEYRSERFALGLTPFANYFSNYIYLNPTAEHDRLYGSGNQVFYYSQARVFRSGGEIHGHYQIISPLSIGLVGEYVYQIQLSGEKKGFTLPFSPPASVIFNLRYERDEWKLLKNPYVSVDYKVAASQTRIVPPEEVTDGYQAVNLGMGGEVKLPERSLSISLQVQNLFNTQYFNHTSFYRLINVPEPGRNFILNISIPFSRRI
- a CDS encoding DUF4625 domain-containing protein, with translation MIKRRVVLLSAVFATGVIFASCEEDETVDTQGPAISGLEVGHDGELHVGEDVHLEFTVTDNNLLAYYEIEIHAEGEDHDHGRFAEEHWEFEQRFTEVDGLRNLDVHHHEPCRVTW
- a CDS encoding phosphoribosyl-AMP cyclohydrolase, which produces MSSVDNCTAIDLEEGLQIAPQFSKRGGLLPVAVQETDTGQLLMLASINEEALQQTIQTGLATFWSTSRDQIWVKGETSGDFLKIDNILVDCDQDAFVYQVTLQGS